The following proteins are encoded in a genomic region of Oncorhynchus keta strain PuntledgeMale-10-30-2019 chromosome 35, Oket_V2, whole genome shotgun sequence:
- the LOC118368608 gene encoding oligosaccharyltransferase complex subunit ostc has protein sequence METFYGVPFAVLECPNIKLKKPSWLHMPSAMTVYAIVIVSYFLITGGIIYDVIVEPPSVGSMTDEHGHQRPVAFLAYRVNGQYIMEGLASSFLFTMGGLGFIILDRSNAPNIPKLNRFLLLFIGFVSVLLSFFMARVFMRMKLPGYLMG, from the exons ATGGAGACATTCTACGGTGTACCTTTCGCAGTGTTAGAATGTCCTAATATAAAACTCAAAAAGCCATCATGGCTGCACATGCCGTCGGCTATGACAGTCTATGCAATCGTTATTGTATCGTACTTTCTCATCACTGGAG GCATCATCTACGATGTCATTGTGGAACCACCTAGTGTGGGTTCAATGACCGATGAACATGGGCACCAGCGGCCTGTCGCCTTTTTGGCATACAG AGTGAATGGCCAGTACATCATGGAAGGGTTGGCCTCCAGTTTCCTCTTCACCATGGGAGGCTTGGGCTTCATAATCCTAGATCGCTCGAATGCCCCAAACATCCCTAAACTCAACCGCTTCCTTCTGTTGTTCATCGGTTTTGTCAGTGTCCTGCTCAGCTTCTTCATGGCCAGAGTGTTCATGAGAATGAAACTGCC